A genome region from Schaalia sp. 19OD2882 includes the following:
- a CDS encoding ABC-ATPase domain-containing protein — protein sequence MSPRPAHGSHHSRSPRSGGQDRPIRHRSGSDADLIAFLHDMDGSGYGAYRGITGSWDYGDFVVHVDRVQSDPYAPPSSLRVTASTQRAGLPDEALATADTRLATADFLARAFGAAIARLGENALSIARTGQEILQRSSATVTTDRVQIRFQVQLPARGRTVQGHRAARIMDQDVPDVVMETLDFVTDSARTTAHREALLNHVRALVDHRALQAELVEHGWVAFVADGSVLARRSGVSQLPMSDAVPFTSPQSLRASVTLPHAGEVAGMALAPGVTLVVGGGFHGKSTLLGAIQRGIHPHVPGDGRELVATLPEAMKVRAADGRAVTGVDVSPFITHLPGGADTTRFSTENASGSTSQAAAIMEAVELGCPLLLVDEDTSATNLLIRDARMRALVADESEPITPLVDRIRSLADAGGVSTIMVMGGSGDYLDVADRVLMLESYRCLDVTDRAREVVASMPRDLAVRGAQVGSGDRSAPPSGDEGGAATSPWVRAPRIPMRSRGRAERPRTKAQGLDTVVLDKQTIDLGDLEQIVDPGQTEAIAWALRGVLEHLADARTPVPLLLERLERQIRSEGLDTMAKFGAREYPAFLVRPRMVDVGAALNRYRALVLAP from the coding sequence ATGAGTCCTCGCCCCGCACACGGTTCCCACCACTCCCGCTCGCCGCGCTCCGGCGGTCAGGACCGGCCGATCAGGCACCGCAGCGGCAGTGACGCGGACCTCATCGCCTTCCTGCACGACATGGACGGTTCCGGCTACGGCGCCTACCGGGGCATCACCGGATCGTGGGACTACGGGGACTTCGTCGTGCACGTCGACCGCGTCCAATCCGACCCCTACGCCCCGCCCTCGTCCCTGCGGGTCACGGCATCGACCCAGCGCGCAGGACTGCCCGACGAAGCCTTGGCCACCGCAGACACCCGCTTGGCCACGGCGGACTTCCTGGCCCGCGCTTTCGGCGCCGCAATCGCGCGCCTCGGCGAGAACGCCCTGTCGATCGCCCGCACCGGCCAGGAGATCCTCCAGCGCTCCAGCGCCACCGTGACCACCGACCGGGTCCAGATCCGCTTCCAGGTGCAACTGCCGGCGCGCGGCCGCACCGTGCAGGGCCACCGCGCGGCGCGGATCATGGACCAGGACGTTCCCGACGTCGTCATGGAGACCCTGGATTTCGTCACGGACTCCGCCCGGACCACCGCCCACCGTGAGGCGCTGTTGAACCATGTGCGGGCCCTGGTGGACCACCGGGCCCTGCAGGCCGAGCTGGTCGAACACGGCTGGGTGGCGTTCGTGGCCGACGGCTCGGTGCTGGCCAGACGCAGCGGAGTCTCGCAGCTGCCGATGAGCGACGCGGTGCCCTTCACCTCCCCGCAGTCCCTGCGCGCCAGCGTCACCCTGCCCCACGCGGGCGAGGTGGCCGGCATGGCACTGGCTCCGGGTGTCACCCTGGTGGTCGGCGGCGGCTTCCACGGCAAGTCGACGCTGCTGGGCGCGATCCAGCGCGGAATCCACCCGCATGTGCCCGGTGACGGTCGCGAGCTGGTGGCCACCCTGCCCGAGGCCATGAAGGTGCGTGCCGCCGACGGGCGCGCGGTGACCGGCGTGGACGTCTCCCCATTCATCACGCACCTGCCGGGCGGGGCGGACACGACACGCTTTTCCACGGAGAACGCCTCCGGGTCGACCTCGCAGGCGGCCGCCATCATGGAGGCGGTGGAGCTGGGCTGTCCGCTGCTGCTGGTCGACGAGGACACCTCCGCCACGAACCTGCTGATCCGAGATGCGCGCATGCGCGCCCTGGTGGCCGACGAGTCCGAGCCGATCACTCCGCTGGTGGACCGGATCCGTTCGCTGGCGGATGCGGGAGGCGTCTCCACCATCATGGTCATGGGCGGGTCAGGGGACTACCTGGACGTGGCCGACAGGGTCCTCATGCTGGAGTCCTACCGCTGCTTGGACGTCACCGACCGGGCGCGCGAAGTCGTCGCCTCCATGCCGCGTGACCTGGCCGTTCGTGGGGCGCAGGTCGGGTCCGGGGACAGGTCCGCTCCGCCCAGTGGGGACGAGGGCGGGGCTGCGACCTCGCCGTGGGTACGGGCCCCACGCATCCCCATGCGCTCACGAGGCAGGGCCGAGCGTCCCCGCACCAAGGCGCAGGGCCTGGACACGGTGGTCCTGGACAAGCAGACCATCGACCTGGGCGACCTCGAACAGATCGTCGACCCGGGTCAGACCGAGGCGATCGCCTGGGCGCTGCGCGGTGTCCTTGAGCACCTGGCCGACGCGCGCACTCCCGTTCCGCTTCTCCTGGAGCGCCTGGAACGCCAAATCCGTTCCGAAGGACTGGACACGATGGCGAAGTTCGGTGCGCGCGAGTATCCGGCGTTCCTCGTCCGGCCACGCATGGTGGACGTGGGCGCTGCCCTGAACCGCTACCGTGCCCTCGTCCTGGCCCCCTGA
- the nrdE gene encoding class 1b ribonucleoside-diphosphate reductase subunit alpha has translation MAENLTDTGVEPAPSPELDYHALNAQLNLYDADGRIQFDADRRAARQYFLTHVNQNTVYFHDLEEKLEYLVTEGYYEKQVLDQYDFADIKALYKQAYAHKFRFPTFLGAFKYYTSYTLKTFDGTRYLERYEDRITMVAMYLARGDVKLARILVDEIMTGRFQPATPTFLNAGKAARGELVSCFLLRIEDNMESIARGINSALQLSKRGGGVALSLTNLREAGAPIKKIQNQSSGVIPVMKLLEDSFSYANQLGARQGAGAVYLHAHHPDIMAFLDTKRENADEKIRIKTLSLGVVIPDITFELAKRNEDMYLFSPYDVERVYGVPFSEISVTEKYQEMVDDGRIKKKKINARRFFQTLAEIQFESGYPYIVFEDTVNRANPIKGRITMSNLCSEILQVSEASTFNEDLSFSHVGKDISCNLGSLNVAKTMDSPDFSQTVEAAIRALTAVSDLSNIASAPSIARGNSMSHAVGLGQMNLHGYLARERVHYGSPEALDFTNMYFMTVAYECIKASCAIARERGVSFEGFEDSAYASGEYFTKYIEGMWEPTTEVCRALLAKSPIHVPTREDWKALAADVAKYGMYNQNLQAVPPTGSISYINYSTSSIHPIVSRIEIRKEGKIGRVYYPAPYMTNENLEFYRDAYEIGPEPIIDTYAVATQHVDQGLSLTLFYPDTVTTRDLNKSYIYAWRKGIKTMYYVRLRQMALEGTEVEGCVSCML, from the coding sequence TTGGCAGAGAATCTCACCGACACCGGCGTAGAGCCCGCCCCCAGCCCGGAGCTGGACTACCACGCGCTCAACGCGCAGCTGAACCTGTACGACGCCGACGGCCGCATCCAATTCGACGCCGACCGCCGCGCCGCACGCCAGTACTTCCTCACCCACGTCAACCAGAACACCGTGTACTTCCACGACCTGGAGGAAAAACTCGAGTACCTGGTCACCGAGGGCTACTACGAGAAGCAAGTCCTGGACCAGTACGACTTCGCCGACATCAAGGCCCTGTACAAGCAGGCCTACGCCCACAAGTTCCGCTTCCCCACCTTCTTGGGCGCCTTCAAGTACTACACGTCCTACACGCTCAAGACCTTCGACGGCACCCGCTACCTGGAGCGCTACGAAGACCGCATCACCATGGTCGCCATGTACTTGGCGCGCGGCGACGTGAAGCTGGCCCGGATCTTGGTCGACGAGATCATGACCGGCCGCTTCCAGCCGGCCACCCCGACTTTCCTCAACGCCGGCAAGGCCGCCCGCGGCGAGCTGGTCTCCTGCTTCCTGCTGCGCATCGAGGACAACATGGAGTCCATCGCCCGCGGCATCAACTCCGCCCTGCAGCTGTCCAAGCGCGGCGGCGGCGTGGCCCTGTCGCTGACCAACCTGCGCGAGGCCGGCGCCCCCATCAAGAAGATCCAGAACCAGTCCAGCGGCGTCATCCCCGTCATGAAACTGCTGGAGGACTCCTTCTCCTACGCCAACCAGCTGGGTGCCCGCCAGGGCGCGGGCGCCGTGTACCTGCACGCCCACCACCCGGACATCATGGCGTTCCTGGACACCAAGCGTGAGAACGCCGACGAGAAGATCCGCATCAAGACCCTCTCCCTGGGCGTCGTCATCCCCGACATCACCTTCGAGTTGGCCAAGCGCAACGAGGACATGTACCTGTTCAGCCCCTACGACGTCGAACGCGTCTACGGGGTGCCTTTCAGCGAGATCTCCGTGACCGAGAAGTACCAGGAGATGGTCGACGACGGGCGCATCAAGAAGAAGAAGATCAACGCCCGCCGCTTCTTCCAGACCCTGGCCGAGATCCAGTTCGAGTCCGGCTACCCGTACATCGTCTTCGAGGACACGGTGAACCGCGCCAACCCCATCAAGGGCCGCATCACCATGTCGAACCTGTGCTCGGAGATCCTGCAGGTCTCGGAGGCCTCGACCTTCAACGAGGACCTGTCCTTCAGCCATGTCGGCAAGGACATCTCCTGCAACCTGGGGTCCCTGAACGTCGCCAAGACGATGGATTCGCCGGACTTCTCGCAAACCGTCGAGGCCGCCATCCGTGCGCTGACCGCCGTGTCGGACCTGTCGAACATCGCGTCGGCGCCGTCGATCGCCCGCGGCAACTCGATGAGCCACGCGGTGGGTCTGGGTCAGATGAACCTGCACGGCTACCTTGCCCGCGAGCGCGTCCACTACGGTTCGCCGGAGGCTCTGGACTTCACGAACATGTACTTCATGACCGTCGCCTACGAGTGCATCAAGGCGTCGTGCGCCATCGCCCGTGAGCGCGGCGTGAGCTTCGAGGGCTTCGAGGACTCCGCCTACGCTTCGGGCGAGTACTTCACGAAGTACATCGAGGGCATGTGGGAGCCGACCACCGAGGTGTGCCGTGCCCTGCTGGCCAAGTCCCCCATCCACGTGCCCACCCGCGAGGACTGGAAGGCGCTGGCCGCGGATGTGGCGAAGTACGGCATGTACAACCAGAACCTGCAGGCCGTGCCGCCCACCGGGTCCATCAGCTACATCAACTACTCGACCTCGTCGATCCATCCGATCGTCTCTCGCATCGAGATCCGCAAGGAAGGCAAGATCGGCCGCGTCTACTACCCGGCGCCGTACATGACGAACGAGAACCTGGAGTTCTACCGCGACGCCTACGAGATCGGCCCGGAGCCGATCATCGACACCTACGCGGTGGCCACCCAGCACGTCGACCAGGGCCTGTCGTTGACCCTGTTCTACCCGGACACGGTGACCACCCGCGACCTGAACAAGTCCTACATCTACGCTTGGCGCAAGGGCATCAAGACCATGTACTACGTGCGTCTGCGACAGATGGCCCTTGAAGGCACCGAGGTCGAAGGCTGCGTGTCCTGCATGCTCTGA
- the nrdI gene encoding class Ib ribonucleoside-diphosphate reductase assembly flavoprotein NrdI yields the protein MVNVVYFSSATGNTRRFVDKVGHPAQRIPLLPSEEFLHVNQPYVLIVPTYGGGNTKGAVPRQVIKFLNDPDNRALCMGVISAGNTNFGAAYCLAGDIIAAKLGVPHMYKFELLGTAEDVSRVREGLSEFWQRISPTPA from the coding sequence ATGGTCAACGTCGTCTACTTCTCCTCCGCGACGGGCAACACCCGCCGCTTCGTCGACAAGGTCGGACACCCCGCCCAGCGGATCCCCCTTCTGCCCAGTGAAGAGTTCCTGCACGTCAACCAGCCCTACGTGCTCATCGTCCCCACCTACGGGGGCGGGAACACCAAAGGTGCCGTGCCCAGGCAGGTCATCAAATTCCTCAACGACCCGGACAACCGCGCCCTGTGCATGGGTGTGATCTCCGCCGGAAACACGAACTTCGGCGCGGCATACTGTCTGGCGGGCGACATCATCGCCGCAAAATTGGGTGTTCCCCACATGTACAAGTTCGAGCTCCTCGGAACGGCCGAGGACGTCTCACGAGTTCGCGAAGGACTGAGCGAGTTTTGGCAGAGAATCTCACCGACACCGGCGTAG
- the nrdH gene encoding glutaredoxin-like protein NrdH — MTITVYSKPRCPQCDATYRVLDKQGIEYTSVDVSQDSDALEYIKGLGHQQAPVVVAGDDHWSGFRPDRIKAAIAQMGQSAGRLVAQA; from the coding sequence ATGACGATCACCGTCTACTCCAAGCCCCGCTGCCCCCAGTGCGACGCCACCTACCGCGTCCTGGACAAGCAGGGCATCGAGTACACCTCCGTCGACGTCTCCCAGGACTCCGACGCGCTGGAGTACATCAAGGGCCTGGGCCACCAGCAGGCGCCCGTCGTCGTGGCAGGCGACGACCACTGGAGCGGCTTCCGCCCCGACCGCATCAAAGCCGCCATCGCGCAGATGGGCCAGTCCGCCGGGCGCCTGGTCGCACAGGCCTGA
- a CDS encoding DUF4190 domain-containing protein, with protein sequence MSTPYSPSFPEQPNTGQQPTGVDPYGQTSAPQPTYGQPAYDQTGYGQPAYGQPVYDQTGYGVPSAGPAEAETLRSNATAAMILGILGLVLIGWLGSIPAWVWGNSILKKAQAAGIPESYVSNAKIAKITGIIGVVLGVIAFVFVVFFVGLGVLAALLQSSQI encoded by the coding sequence ATGTCCACCCCGTACTCACCCTCGTTCCCCGAGCAGCCCAACACCGGCCAGCAGCCCACCGGAGTCGACCCCTACGGCCAGACCTCCGCCCCACAGCCCACCTACGGGCAACCCGCCTACGACCAGACCGGATACGGGCAGCCCGCCTATGGACAGCCCGTGTACGACCAGACCGGATACGGTGTTCCCTCCGCAGGTCCCGCCGAGGCCGAGACCCTGCGTTCCAACGCCACCGCCGCAATGATCCTCGGCATCTTGGGCCTGGTGCTCATCGGCTGGCTCGGCTCGATCCCCGCGTGGGTGTGGGGCAACTCGATCCTGAAGAAGGCGCAGGCCGCAGGAATCCCCGAGTCCTACGTCTCGAATGCGAAGATCGCGAAGATCACCGGCATCATCGGTGTCGTGCTGGGCGTCATCGCATTCGTGTTCGTCGTGTTCTTCGTCGGCTTGGGTGTCCTTGCCGCCCTCCTCCAGTCCAGCCAGATCTGA
- a CDS encoding SDR family oxidoreductase, whose translation MDILVCNHARSGGDGALGELDARMLDTHWAVNARSSILLTQEFARQHDGRAGGRVILMTSGQGLGPLPGEVAYGASKAALAGITLTLADQLADRGITVNCVNPGPVDTGWMDADTWAMIEPMFPMGRVGRPDDPARLIEWLVSDEGRWMTGQVLNSEGGSRAGGPDAVREAHTSRSR comes from the coding sequence GTGGACATCCTCGTGTGCAACCACGCACGGTCTGGAGGCGACGGAGCGCTGGGCGAATTGGACGCCCGGATGCTCGACACCCACTGGGCCGTCAACGCCAGATCCTCGATCCTGCTGACCCAGGAATTCGCGCGCCAGCACGACGGGCGTGCGGGAGGGCGCGTCATCCTCATGACCTCCGGGCAAGGGCTGGGACCCTTGCCCGGCGAGGTCGCCTACGGGGCGTCGAAGGCGGCGCTCGCGGGGATCACGCTGACCTTGGCCGATCAACTGGCCGACCGGGGGATCACGGTGAACTGCGTGAATCCGGGGCCCGTCGACACCGGCTGGATGGACGCCGACACGTGGGCGATGATCGAGCCCATGTTCCCGATGGGGCGCGTGGGCCGGCCCGACGACCCGGCGCGCCTCATCGAATGGCTGGTCAGCGACGAGGGGCGATGGATGACCGGACAGGTCCTCAACAGCGAGGGCGGTTCGCGCGCTGGCGGGCCGGATGCGGTTCGTGAGGCTCACACCTCCAGGTCGAGATGA
- a CDS encoding ketopantoate reductase family protein, giving the protein MRVLVFGCGVIGALTAHTLARAGHDVIVLARGPWKETLESDGLRIRHWAQLRTTVDRLRVIDSLAPNDRYDLLLVAMQWTQLGSVVPVVAANASPTVLFIGNNPEGEKALEAMKAGGPGRSVLFGFQLTAGRREANRVVSIHWGLPLVVGPLRGQCDPAVRPLVESAFRGAGCRLTWEPNMDAWLKQHLAQIIPVVHLCWSTGYRLTRATWKDIGRVLEAVSEGYQMLRRCGVRMGPASPVGGRTGWRRRALHALAWGLVKTPIGALMASDHCEHAPEEMVAIDRFFEGVRRRSGMPGEAWEVLRSRALASPSYPIGSENAEERPARA; this is encoded by the coding sequence ATGAGGGTTCTGGTGTTCGGATGCGGAGTGATCGGAGCGCTGACGGCGCACACCCTGGCCAGGGCGGGCCATGACGTCATCGTCCTTGCGCGAGGACCGTGGAAGGAGACCCTGGAGAGCGACGGCCTGCGGATCAGACACTGGGCGCAGTTGCGCACGACGGTGGATCGTCTTCGAGTCATCGACTCCTTGGCGCCGAACGACCGCTACGACCTGCTCCTGGTCGCCATGCAGTGGACCCAGCTGGGCTCTGTGGTTCCCGTCGTCGCGGCGAATGCGAGCCCCACTGTGCTCTTCATCGGGAACAATCCCGAGGGAGAGAAGGCGCTGGAGGCGATGAAAGCCGGCGGCCCTGGCAGGAGCGTCCTCTTCGGTTTCCAGCTCACCGCGGGCAGACGTGAGGCAAACAGGGTCGTTTCCATCCACTGGGGTCTGCCGCTGGTCGTCGGCCCGCTGCGGGGACAGTGCGATCCGGCCGTTCGGCCCCTGGTCGAATCCGCCTTCCGTGGGGCGGGGTGCCGCCTCACGTGGGAGCCGAACATGGACGCCTGGCTCAAGCAGCACCTGGCGCAAATCATCCCTGTGGTCCATCTGTGCTGGTCCACAGGCTACCGGCTGACCCGCGCCACCTGGAAGGACATCGGCCGGGTGCTGGAGGCCGTGTCCGAGGGGTACCAGATGCTGCGCCGCTGCGGAGTGCGGATGGGCCCCGCAAGCCCGGTCGGAGGCAGGACAGGGTGGCGCCGCCGAGCACTGCACGCCCTCGCATGGGGGCTGGTGAAGACTCCGATCGGTGCACTCATGGCCAGTGACCACTGCGAGCATGCTCCCGAGGAGATGGTGGCCATCGACCGCTTCTTCGAGGGCGTCCGGCGTCGCAGTGGGATGCCCGGAGAAGCGTGGGAGGTGTTGAGGTCGAGGGCGCTCGCCTCGCCCTCGTACCCGATCGGGTCCGAGAATGCGGAGGAACGGCCGGCGCGGGCGTGA
- a CDS encoding SUKH-4 family immunity protein yields METVDLPLAPEPPSLGGATDLLGMLGEHPQLHHLPEVEVFAPITPARWIADQSALVFARGRVGERLALDAHTGGVVVLVDMDEHPRPVNSSLEAYNACVDALAFGAPYNDDPDSDQDPLTEATLALLRTFEEIDPGCADDDRFWSEIAWDVSMGSWSSDDLTRSRPV; encoded by the coding sequence ATGGAAACCGTTGACCTCCCCCTCGCACCGGAGCCCCCATCCCTTGGAGGGGCCACTGACCTCCTTGGCATGTTGGGTGAACACCCGCAGCTCCACCATCTACCGGAGGTGGAAGTCTTTGCTCCGATCACCCCGGCCCGGTGGATCGCGGACCAGAGCGCCCTCGTCTTCGCCCGAGGACGTGTCGGAGAACGCCTGGCACTGGACGCACACACGGGAGGCGTGGTCGTCCTCGTCGACATGGACGAGCACCCAAGGCCGGTCAACTCCAGCCTGGAGGCGTACAACGCCTGCGTGGACGCTCTCGCCTTCGGCGCCCCCTACAACGACGACCCCGACAGCGACCAGGACCCGCTGACAGAGGCGACCCTGGCCCTGCTGCGCACATTCGAGGAGATCGACCCGGGTTGCGCCGATGACGACCGTTTCTGGAGTGAGATCGCCTGGGACGTGTCCATGGGAAGCTGGTCCTCAGACGACCTGACCCGTAGTCGGCCAGTCTGA
- a CDS encoding transposase, protein MREVDGASGSMGDRADQSRARLVNGVRRQLGCGWRTVWDAIKPLLQAAAQDPARFEEVTRPQGGEHIRHHVSTKPIEDGGRGPKELTEIVDVSLHPDSAGELRVRARLLDLVPDRSALTYCRWLSDRGDLFRAQVEVATLDPFHGHKNTIDDQHEDARSILDAFHVVKLASATSWLIGVPLAGPRIALAYVTAFLGCHTPGRRVQSESFRRM, encoded by the coding sequence GTGCGCGAAGTTGACGGCGCGAGCGGCTCGATGGGCGATCGAGCAGACCAATCGCGAGCACGCCTCGTCAACGGTGTCCGACGCCAGCTTGGCTGCGGCTGGCGTACGGTGTGGGACGCGATCAAACCACTCCTACAGGCTGCGGCCCAGGACCCGGCCCGGTTCGAGGAGGTCACCCGACCTCAGGGGGGCGAACACATCAGGCACCACGTGTCCACCAAGCCGATCGAGGACGGCGGGCGTGGCCCGAAAGAGCTGACCGAGATAGTCGATGTGTCCCTGCACCCCGACAGCGCAGGAGAGCTCAGGGTCAGGGCGCGACTACTGGACCTCGTCCCGGACCGCTCTGCTCTGACCTACTGCAGGTGGCTGAGCGATCGCGGCGATCTCTTCCGGGCGCAGGTTGAGGTGGCAACACTCGACCCATTCCACGGGCACAAGAACACCATCGATGACCAGCACGAGGACGCCCGCTCGATCCTGGATGCCTTCCATGTTGTCAAGCTCGCCAGCGCCACCTCTTGGCTGATCGGAGTGCCGCTAGCGGGACCTCGGATCGCGCTCGCCTATGTCACTGCCTTTCTGGGTTGTCACACGCCTGGCAGAAGAGTTCAGAGCGAGTCCTTTCGCAGGATGTAG
- a CDS encoding ABC transporter ATP-binding protein, translating into MSDYPTPVVHLSSVSKTYGQGDTQVLALDKVDVSFEAGRFTAIMGPSGSGKSTMLHVLAALDTPTSGHVVVDGTNLSRLGDDELTKLRRDRIGFVFQAFNLVPTLDAEANITLPLRLAGRAPDPAWFDEVVKALDLRPRLRHLPSQLSGGQQQRVAVARALVSRPAVIVADEPTGNLDSASSAEVLQLLRTAVDDLGQSVIMVTHDQKAALVADRVLVVRDGRIVSDLRHPSAEILAESAR; encoded by the coding sequence ATGAGCGATTACCCCACTCCCGTCGTCCACCTGTCCTCAGTGTCGAAGACCTACGGCCAAGGCGATACGCAGGTCCTTGCCTTGGACAAGGTCGACGTGAGCTTCGAAGCCGGCCGCTTCACCGCGATCATGGGCCCCTCCGGCTCCGGAAAGTCGACGATGCTCCATGTCCTGGCGGCCCTGGACACGCCCACCTCCGGGCATGTCGTCGTCGACGGAACGAACCTGTCACGCCTGGGCGACGACGAATTGACCAAGCTGCGCCGTGACCGCATCGGATTCGTCTTCCAGGCATTCAACCTGGTGCCCACGCTGGACGCCGAAGCCAACATCACCTTGCCGCTGCGACTGGCCGGCCGCGCCCCCGACCCGGCCTGGTTCGACGAAGTCGTCAAAGCGCTGGACCTGCGGCCTCGTCTGCGTCACCTGCCCAGCCAACTCTCGGGCGGACAACAGCAGCGTGTCGCCGTCGCACGGGCACTCGTGTCCCGGCCGGCCGTCATCGTCGCCGACGAGCCCACCGGGAACCTCGACTCGGCCTCGTCGGCCGAAGTCCTGCAACTGCTGCGCACCGCCGTTGACGACCTGGGGCAGAGCGTCATCATGGTCACACACGACCAGAAGGCGGCCCTGGTGGCCGACCGCGTCCTGGTCGTGCGCGACGGCCGGATCGTCTCCGACCTGCGTCACCCCAGCGCCGAGATCCTCGCGGAGTCGGCACGATGA